In the genome of Porphyrobacter sp. ULC335, one region contains:
- the rplT gene encoding 50S ribosomal protein L20, translated as MPRIKRGVTTRAKHKRILDQAKGYRGRRKNTIRIARQAVEKAGQYAYRDRKVKKRTFRALWIQRINAAVRMEGLTYSQFMHGIKLAGIELDRKAMADLAMNEGGAFKAVIAQAKAALPA; from the coding sequence ATGCCACGCATCAAACGCGGTGTTACCACCCGCGCAAAGCACAAGCGGATTCTGGACCAGGCCAAGGGCTATCGCGGTCGCCGCAAGAACACCATCCGCATCGCCCGTCAGGCGGTCGAAAAGGCTGGCCAATACGCCTACCGCGACCGCAAGGTTAAGAAGCGCACGTTCCGCGCCCTGTGGATCCAGCGCATCAACGCTGCCGTTCGCATGGAAGGCCTGACCTATTCGCAGTTCATGCACGGCATCAAGCTGGCCGGCATCGAACTCGATCGCAAGGCGATGGCCGATCTGGCCATGAACGAAGGCGGCGCCTTCAAGGCCGTGATCGCTCAGGCGAAGGCGGCACTGCCGGCCTAA
- a CDS encoding SDR family NAD(P)-dependent oxidoreductase, giving the protein MKTAFVTGATAGIGLATVRRLVADGWRCVATGRRQERLDALVAELGADKVHAVCFDVRDTDALDAALAGLPEAFRDIDLLVNNAGLAQGLSAAQNANLDDWQTMIDTNITAMVVLTRKLLPKLIERRGAIIAIGSVAGSYVYPGGNVYAGSKAFANHFTLALRADLHGTGVRVTSIEPGMVETEFTVVRTGSQQASDDLYRGVNPMTGEDIADTIGWIASLPPHLNINRIELMPVNQDFAGFRVARDPQ; this is encoded by the coding sequence ATGAAAACGGCATTCGTCACCGGCGCCACCGCCGGAATCGGCCTTGCCACCGTGCGTCGTCTGGTCGCTGATGGTTGGCGCTGCGTTGCCACCGGGCGGCGGCAGGAGCGGCTGGACGCGCTGGTTGCCGAACTCGGCGCGGACAAGGTCCACGCAGTGTGCTTCGACGTGCGCGATACCGACGCGCTCGATGCCGCGCTCGCGGGCCTGCCCGAGGCTTTTCGCGACATCGACCTGCTGGTGAACAACGCCGGCCTCGCGCAGGGGCTTTCGGCGGCGCAGAACGCCAATCTCGACGACTGGCAGACGATGATCGATACCAACATCACCGCTATGGTGGTGCTGACCCGCAAGCTGCTGCCGAAGCTGATCGAACGGCGCGGGGCGATCATCGCCATCGGCTCGGTCGCGGGCAGCTATGTCTATCCGGGCGGCAATGTCTACGCTGGGTCCAAGGCCTTCGCGAACCACTTCACGCTCGCGCTGCGCGCCGATCTGCACGGCACCGGTGTGCGCGTCACCAGCATCGAGCCGGGCATGGTCGAGACCGAATTCACCGTGGTGCGCACAGGCAGCCAGCAGGCCTCCGACGATCTCTATCGCGGCGTCAACCCGATGACGGGCGAGGACATCGCCGACACCATCGGCTGGATCGCCAGCCTGCCGCCGCATCTCAACATCAACCGGATCGAGCTGATGCCGGTCAACCAGGACTTCGCGGGCTTCCGCGTCGCGCGCGACCCGCAATGA
- a CDS encoding class I SAM-dependent methyltransferase yields MNTKKLNASPARPRSNGLLRFARSAAIFLRGFIEHPAMVASVVPSSQATIDAMLAKVDWDHCKLFVEYGPGVGTFTTRILDCLPPDGRLLAIDTNPRFVDFLRKTIDDPRFEAVLGSAADVESFVRASGHAHADYVISGLPFSSLPPQVADEIVAATYAVLRDGGAFMTYQFRPTARDLTQAHFQQVDTGLALFNVPPCVLAWGWKREPLSAREAAE; encoded by the coding sequence ATGAACACGAAGAAACTCAACGCATCGCCCGCCCGTCCCCGCAGCAACGGGCTGCTGCGATTCGCGCGCTCGGCGGCGATCTTCCTGCGCGGGTTTATCGAACACCCCGCCATGGTCGCCTCGGTCGTCCCCTCGTCGCAGGCCACCATCGACGCGATGCTGGCGAAGGTCGACTGGGACCACTGCAAGCTGTTTGTCGAATACGGGCCAGGAGTCGGCACCTTCACCACGCGGATCCTCGATTGCCTGCCGCCTGACGGACGCTTGCTTGCGATCGATACCAACCCGCGCTTCGTCGACTTCCTCAGAAAGACCATCGACGATCCGCGCTTTGAAGCCGTGCTCGGCTCCGCCGCCGATGTCGAAAGCTTCGTTCGGGCAAGCGGACATGCCCACGCAGACTACGTTATCTCGGGCCTGCCCTTTTCGTCCCTGCCCCCGCAAGTGGCCGATGAGATCGTCGCCGCGACCTACGCGGTGCTACGCGATGGCGGCGCCTTCATGACCTACCAGTTCCGCCCCACCGCCCGCGATCTGACGCAGGCGCATTTCCAGCAGGTCGATACGGGTCTGGCGCTGTTCAACGTGCCCCCTTGCGTGCTGGCCTGGGGCTGGAAGCGCGAGCCGCTGTCGGCGCGCGAAGCGGCGGAATAG
- a CDS encoding peptide chain release factor 3 produces MTSNRRTFAIISHPDAGKTTLTEKLLLQGGAIHLAGEVKARGQARRARSDWMKIEQQRGISVTSSVMTFQKDGIVFNLLDTPGHEDFSEDTYRTLTAVDSAVMVIDAAKGIEPQTRKLFEVCRLRSVPIITFVNKVDREGRDPFETLDEVADMLALDVSPQMWPIGMGGEFEGLLDFATETVSRPEGPSREFLGTRDTAAIPERFADEIELARGGYLEFDIEAFRHGDLTPVYFGSALKNFGVNELIEAIARFAPPPRPQPAGAEQISPDRDEVTGFIFKVQANMDPNHRDRIAFMRQVSGTFKRGMKLTPSGLGKPIAVHSPILFFAQDRELADTAEAGDIIGIPNHGTLRVGDTLSERNQVRFTGLPNFAPEILRRVQLRDPTKTKQLRKALDDLSEEGVIQVFYPEIGSAHIVGVVGQLQLEVLISRLEAEYKVEAVLEPSPFATARWIKGDDKTLDEFASFNRANVARDRDGDMVFMAKSPWDVSYQVEKNPQLTFSATKER; encoded by the coding sequence ATGACCTCCAACCGCCGCACCTTCGCGATCATTTCGCACCCTGACGCGGGCAAGACCACGCTCACCGAAAAGCTGCTGCTGCAAGGCGGCGCGATCCACCTTGCGGGCGAGGTCAAGGCGCGCGGGCAGGCGCGGCGGGCGCGGTCGGACTGGATGAAGATCGAGCAGCAGCGCGGGATCTCGGTGACGTCCTCGGTGATGACCTTCCAGAAGGACGGGATCGTCTTCAACCTGCTCGACACCCCGGGGCACGAGGATTTCAGCGAGGACACCTATCGCACGCTGACCGCGGTGGACTCAGCGGTGATGGTGATCGACGCGGCGAAGGGCATCGAGCCGCAGACCCGCAAGCTGTTCGAGGTCTGCCGCTTGCGGAGCGTGCCGATCATCACCTTCGTCAACAAGGTCGACCGCGAGGGGCGCGATCCCTTCGAGACGCTGGACGAGGTTGCCGACATGCTGGCGCTCGACGTCAGCCCGCAGATGTGGCCGATCGGGATGGGCGGCGAGTTCGAGGGCTTGCTCGATTTCGCCACAGAAACCGTCAGCCGCCCGGAAGGCCCGTCGCGCGAGTTCCTCGGCACCCGTGACACCGCTGCGATCCCCGAACGCTTCGCTGACGAGATTGAATTGGCGCGCGGCGGCTATCTGGAATTCGACATCGAGGCGTTCCGTCACGGCGATCTGACGCCCGTCTATTTCGGATCGGCGCTCAAGAACTTCGGCGTCAACGAGTTGATCGAGGCCATTGCGCGCTTTGCCCCGCCGCCGCGGCCCCAGCCCGCAGGCGCTGAGCAGATCAGCCCTGATCGCGACGAGGTCACCGGCTTCATCTTCAAGGTGCAGGCCAACATGGACCCCAACCACCGCGATCGTATCGCGTTCATGCGGCAGGTTTCGGGCACCTTCAAACGCGGCATGAAGCTGACGCCGTCAGGGCTGGGCAAGCCGATTGCGGTGCACTCGCCTATCCTGTTCTTCGCGCAGGACCGCGAGCTGGCGGATACGGCCGAGGCGGGCGATATCATCGGCATCCCCAACCACGGCACCTTGCGCGTGGGCGATACCTTGTCGGAGCGCAATCAGGTGCGCTTCACCGGCCTGCCCAACTTCGCGCCGGAAATTCTGCGCCGGGTGCAGCTGCGCGATCCGACCAAGACCAAGCAGTTGCGCAAGGCGCTGGATGACCTTTCGGAAGAGGGCGTGATCCAGGTGTTCTACCCCGAGATCGGCTCGGCCCACATCGTCGGGGTGGTCGGCCAGCTTCAGCTCGAAGTGCTGATCTCGCGGCTGGAGGCGGAATACAAGGTCGAAGCCGTGCTCGAGCCTTCGCCCTTCGCCACGGCGCGTTGGATCAAGGGCGACGACAAAACTCTCGACGAATTCGCCAGCTTCAACCGCGCCAATGTGGCCCGCGACCGCGACGGGGACATGGTGTTCATGGCCAAGAGCCCTTGGGACGTCAGCTATCAGGTCGAGAAGAACCCGCAGCTGACCTTCTCGGCCACGAAGGAACGGTAA
- a CDS encoding helix-turn-helix domain-containing protein → MGDGEHQRAARGPLLPSGQRLTAEFREPPEAFAGCFTTFYHLTLDLPEGGEARVTDYLQPEWANIRFFCGTGPEAEIAATRVSGARFVGTGPSSLPCRFSMGPVRMWGVGFLPLGWARFFNADASACANVICDGAAHPAFAHFAGLTDALCDPEATLDEQYAALVAGMAAAMRPNRDEPRIARVHGALVSGDHASVHDLAEACGMSMRTLERTCMRYFGFSPKLLMRRQRFMRSLTTFMLHRGTRWTEAMDADYHDQAQFSREFREFMTMNPSEYAALDHPILTSFMEARARVWGSAAQTLDPPPPLR, encoded by the coding sequence ATGGGGGATGGAGAACATCAGCGCGCCGCGCGCGGACCTTTGCTGCCGTCAGGGCAGCGGCTGACGGCTGAGTTCCGCGAGCCGCCGGAGGCTTTCGCGGGCTGCTTCACCACCTTCTACCACCTGACGCTCGATCTGCCCGAGGGCGGGGAAGCGCGGGTAACGGATTACCTCCAGCCCGAATGGGCCAATATCCGCTTCTTCTGCGGCACCGGCCCCGAGGCTGAAATTGCCGCCACGCGCGTCAGCGGGGCGCGGTTCGTCGGCACGGGGCCGAGCTCTCTGCCGTGCCGATTTTCGATGGGGCCGGTGCGGATGTGGGGGGTCGGCTTCCTGCCGCTGGGCTGGGCGCGATTTTTCAATGCCGATGCGAGTGCCTGCGCCAACGTCATCTGCGACGGCGCGGCGCACCCGGCTTTTGCCCATTTCGCCGGACTGACCGACGCGCTGTGCGATCCCGAGGCCACGCTTGACGAGCAATATGCCGCACTGGTCGCAGGCATGGCCGCCGCGATGCGCCCCAACCGTGACGAGCCGCGCATCGCCCGCGTCCATGGCGCGCTGGTGAGCGGGGACCACGCCTCCGTGCACGACCTGGCAGAAGCTTGCGGGATGAGCATGCGCACGCTGGAGCGCACCTGCATGCGCTATTTCGGCTTTTCGCCCAAGCTGCTGATGCGGCGCCAGCGCTTCATGCGCAGCCTCACCACCTTCATGCTCCATCGCGGCACCCGCTGGACCGAGGCGATGGACGCGGATTATCACGATCAGGCGCAATTCAGCCGCGAGTTTCGCGAGTTCATGACCATGAACCCGAGCGAATATGCCGCGCTCGACCATCCGATCCTGACCTCCTTCATGGAAGCCCGTGCGCGGGTATGGGGCAGCGCCGCACAGACCCTCGACCCGCCGCCGCCGCTGCGCTGA
- a CDS encoding alpha/beta fold hydrolase — protein sequence MHDTGPTSQTFISQRLRLNYLDWGGRGKPPLVLVHGGRDHARSWDWTAEALREDYHVIAMDHRGHGDSDWVSDGVYSAADMVYDLAQLIHQLGVGPVRMVAHSMGGNVALRYAGAFPDMVSKLVAIEGLGPSPEWREKQRAVPYPERLAEFIEKKRKAAGRSPRKYESIEAAFARMIEENAYLTPDQARHLTVHGVNRNEDGTYSWKFDPHLNVWPVEDIGDEFIEALWGAITCPTLLLYGADSWASNPEKDGRIAHFKTASVIEFEKAGHWLHHDQFDRFIATLRDFL from the coding sequence ATGCACGACACCGGCCCAACCTCGCAGACCTTCATCTCGCAGCGCCTCCGCCTGAACTACCTCGATTGGGGTGGTAGGGGCAAACCGCCACTGGTGCTGGTGCATGGCGGGCGCGATCATGCGCGCAGCTGGGATTGGACCGCCGAGGCGCTGCGCGAGGATTATCACGTCATCGCCATGGATCACCGCGGGCATGGCGACAGCGACTGGGTGTCGGACGGGGTCTATTCCGCCGCGGACATGGTCTATGACCTCGCGCAGCTGATCCATCAGTTGGGCGTCGGCCCGGTGCGGATGGTGGCCCATTCGATGGGCGGCAATGTCGCGCTGCGCTATGCGGGCGCTTTCCCCGACATGGTGAGCAAGCTGGTGGCGATCGAAGGGCTCGGCCCATCGCCCGAATGGCGCGAAAAGCAGCGCGCCGTGCCTTACCCTGAACGCCTCGCTGAATTTATCGAGAAGAAGCGCAAGGCAGCAGGCCGCTCCCCGCGCAAATATGAGAGCATCGAAGCCGCCTTTGCGCGGATGATCGAGGAAAACGCCTACCTCACCCCGGACCAGGCGCGGCATCTCACCGTCCACGGCGTCAACCGCAACGAGGACGGGACCTATAGCTGGAAGTTCGATCCCCACCTCAATGTCTGGCCGGTGGAGGACATCGGTGACGAGTTCATCGAGGCGCTGTGGGGCGCAATCACTTGCCCGACGCTGCTGCTCTACGGAGCAGATAGCTGGGCCTCGAACCCCGAGAAGGACGGGCGGATCGCCCACTTCAAGACCGCAAGCGTGATCGAGTTCGAGAAAGCGGGCCACTGGCTCCACCACGACCAGTTCGACCGCTTCATCGCAACACTGCGGGATTTCCTCTGA
- a CDS encoding pyridoxamine 5'-phosphate oxidase family protein, protein MADFFEALNEKHIAMIAAQPVFFVATAAAEGRINLSPKGYDAFRVLSPTRVAYLDLGGSGNETHAHLAAEQADAGRITLMFCNFQQPALILRMYGRGRAVLPQDAEWEGLASHFTLLPGTRQIFDIAVESVQSSCGWGVPFMTLEGERETLKKAHGQSDPDAWITKMAKRTRSIDGLPTRTTDRYIAGE, encoded by the coding sequence ATGGCGGATTTTTTCGAGGCATTGAACGAAAAGCACATCGCCATGATCGCCGCCCAGCCGGTGTTCTTCGTGGCAACTGCGGCGGCAGAGGGGCGGATCAACCTCAGCCCCAAAGGGTATGACGCCTTTCGGGTGCTGTCGCCGACGCGGGTCGCCTACCTTGATCTCGGCGGGTCAGGGAATGAGACCCACGCGCATCTCGCCGCTGAACAGGCCGATGCGGGCCGGATTACGCTGATGTTCTGCAACTTCCAGCAGCCCGCGCTGATCCTCAGGATGTACGGGCGGGGGCGGGCGGTTTTGCCGCAGGACGCTGAATGGGAGGGCCTCGCAAGCCACTTCACGCTGCTGCCGGGAACGCGCCAGATCTTCGACATTGCGGTGGAGAGCGTGCAGTCCTCCTGCGGCTGGGGCGTGCCCTTCATGACGCTGGAGGGCGAGCGCGAGACGCTGAAGAAGGCGCATGGCCAGTCCGATCCTGACGCCTGGATCACCAAGATGGCCAAGCGCACCCGCAGCATTGATGGCCTGCCGACCCGCACGACGGATCGCTACATTGCGGGCGAATGA
- a CDS encoding porin family protein translates to MKKLILATALGAAMASPAFAQEETGNTSMARDGFRIEARATYETPTVSSIEEEGDVFKIGSAFAFGGEAGYDFAVSDTVVVGPYAQYEFSTVESCEEGLCLSADGYLEAGLHVGLATSIDGQFYGKVGYAEQDYTFEGAGLDVSDKGSGFAFALGYEHSFGANFYGRVEGGYADLGEVFTINTQRRHFGVALGARF, encoded by the coding sequence ATGAAAAAGTTGATCCTTGCCACCGCGCTTGGCGCGGCCATGGCAAGCCCTGCCTTCGCGCAGGAAGAAACCGGCAACACCTCGATGGCCCGCGACGGCTTCCGCATCGAAGCCCGCGCCACCTATGAAACGCCGACCGTCAGCAGCATCGAAGAGGAAGGCGACGTCTTCAAGATCGGCAGCGCCTTCGCATTCGGCGGCGAAGCCGGGTATGACTTCGCTGTCAGCGACACGGTCGTTGTCGGGCCCTACGCCCAGTACGAATTCTCGACCGTCGAATCCTGTGAAGAGGGCCTGTGCCTCAGCGCCGATGGCTACCTTGAAGCCGGTTTGCACGTCGGGCTCGCCACCAGCATTGACGGCCAGTTCTACGGCAAGGTCGGCTATGCCGAACAGGACTACACCTTCGAAGGCGCAGGCCTTGATGTCTCCGACAAGGGTTCGGGCTTTGCCTTCGCATTGGGCTACGAGCACAGCTTCGGCGCAAACTTCTACGGACGCGTCGAAGGCGGTTATGCCGATCTGGGCGAGGTCTTCACCATCAACACGCAGCGCCGCCACTTCGGCGTCGCGCTCGGCGCGCGCTTCTAA
- the pheT gene encoding phenylalanine--tRNA ligase subunit beta, with protein sequence MKFSLTWLKDYLETTATVAEICDALNAIGLEVEGVEDPAEKLAGFRIAHVLTAARHPDADKLQVLTVDTGDGNPLQVVCGAPNARAGMKGVLGLPGAVVPANGMVLRKSAIRGVESNGMMCSTRELELGDDHDGIIELPGDAPVGTSFADYHGADPVIEVTVTPNRPDCMGVYGIARDLAAKGLGTLKPIAMPAFSAAGACPVEIRTDDPEGCPAFYGRVVKGVTNGTSPDWLQARLKSAGQRPISLLVDLTNYLMLGFGRPAHAYDLAKLQGAVVARRAQDGEEVLALNEKTYTLDSEMTVIADDNGVHDIAGIMGGEHSGVSETTTDVLLEIAYFDPARIGATGRKLGLSSDARTRFERGVDPEFLDQGLDLLTGLIVELAGGAPSDIMRAGSPPTTAKVIAFDPGLTARLGGVDVPEGEQQRILESLGFSVSADWQVTCPLRRNDIEGPADLVEEVVRIHGLDKVASVALPRAEGVARPTATPQQKLERGLRRAAAASGLNEAVTWSFLPEWAAEHFASGNEPPWVLANPISEDLKAMRPALLPGLLMAAKRNADRGAASSRLFEIGRRYFRAADGLSEEKPTLGIVLAGEKTPRGWQSGKAKAFDAYDAKALAFQLLEAAGAPVGNLMVMGEAGAQFHPGQSATLRLGPKVVLARFGMVHPATLKAFDVDGPIAAVELFLDAIPAKKGAAFARPGFTPPALQAVTRDFAFLVPATLAAGDLVRAVQGADKAFITGVRVFDVFAGQGVPEGHKSIAVEVTLQPGEASFKDADLKAIAEKVVAAATKLGGELRG encoded by the coding sequence ATGAAGTTCTCGCTGACCTGGCTCAAGGATTACCTCGAGACCACCGCCACTGTCGCCGAAATCTGCGATGCGCTGAATGCCATCGGGCTTGAGGTAGAGGGCGTGGAAGACCCGGCCGAGAAGCTCGCCGGTTTCCGCATCGCCCACGTGCTGACCGCCGCGCGCCACCCCGATGCGGACAAGCTGCAAGTGCTGACTGTCGACACCGGAGACGGCAACCCGCTGCAAGTCGTGTGCGGCGCGCCCAATGCGCGCGCGGGGATGAAGGGCGTGCTGGGCCTGCCCGGCGCGGTCGTTCCCGCCAATGGCATGGTGCTGCGCAAGAGCGCGATCCGCGGCGTCGAATCGAACGGCATGATGTGCTCGACGCGCGAGCTGGAACTGGGCGACGATCACGACGGGATCATCGAACTGCCCGGCGATGCGCCGGTCGGAACCAGCTTTGCCGATTACCACGGCGCCGATCCGGTGATCGAGGTCACGGTGACCCCCAACCGCCCCGACTGCATGGGCGTCTACGGCATCGCCCGCGATCTGGCGGCCAAGGGGCTGGGGACGCTGAAGCCGATTGCCATGCCCGCGTTCAGCGCGGCAGGCGCGTGCCCCGTCGAAATCCGCACCGACGATCCGGAAGGCTGCCCCGCCTTCTATGGCCGCGTGGTGAAGGGCGTGACCAACGGCACCTCGCCCGACTGGCTTCAGGCGCGGCTCAAAAGCGCGGGCCAGCGTCCGATCTCGCTGTTGGTGGACCTCACCAACTACCTGATGCTCGGCTTCGGGCGCCCAGCGCACGCCTATGACCTTGCCAAGCTGCAAGGCGCAGTGGTCGCGCGGCGCGCGCAGGACGGTGAAGAGGTGCTGGCGCTTAACGAGAAGACCTACACGCTCGACAGCGAGATGACCGTCATCGCCGACGACAACGGCGTGCACGACATCGCCGGGATCATGGGGGGCGAGCATTCGGGCGTCAGCGAGACGACCACCGATGTGCTGCTCGAAATCGCCTATTTCGATCCGGCGCGCATCGGTGCGACCGGGCGCAAGCTGGGGCTATCGTCCGACGCGCGCACGCGATTCGAGCGCGGGGTTGATCCCGAGTTCCTCGATCAGGGGCTCGATCTGCTCACCGGCCTGATCGTCGAGCTCGCAGGCGGCGCGCCCAGCGACATCATGCGCGCCGGTTCGCCGCCGACCACCGCCAAGGTGATCGCCTTCGACCCGGGCCTGACTGCGCGTCTTGGCGGGGTCGATGTGCCCGAGGGCGAGCAGCAGCGTATCCTCGAAAGCCTTGGCTTCTCGGTCAGCGCCGACTGGCAGGTGACCTGCCCGCTGCGCCGCAACGACATCGAAGGTCCGGCCGATCTGGTCGAGGAAGTCGTGCGCATCCACGGGCTCGACAAGGTGGCAAGTGTCGCGCTCCCCCGTGCCGAGGGCGTCGCCCGCCCCACCGCCACGCCGCAGCAGAAGCTGGAGCGGGGACTTCGCCGTGCTGCCGCCGCCAGCGGGCTGAACGAGGCGGTGACCTGGTCCTTCCTCCCCGAATGGGCGGCAGAGCATTTCGCGTCCGGTAACGAGCCGCCATGGGTGCTCGCGAACCCGATCAGCGAAGACCTCAAGGCCATGCGCCCCGCACTGCTGCCGGGTCTGCTGATGGCGGCCAAGCGCAATGCCGATCGCGGCGCGGCCTCCTCGCGCCTGTTCGAGATCGGACGGCGGTATTTCCGCGCGGCTGACGGTCTCAGCGAGGAGAAGCCGACGCTGGGCATCGTGCTGGCAGGCGAGAAGACCCCGCGCGGGTGGCAATCGGGCAAGGCCAAGGCCTTTGACGCCTATGACGCCAAGGCGCTGGCGTTCCAATTGCTGGAAGCGGCAGGGGCACCGGTTGGCAATCTGATGGTGATGGGTGAGGCGGGGGCGCAGTTCCACCCCGGCCAGTCGGCCACCCTGAGGCTTGGCCCCAAGGTGGTGCTGGCGCGCTTCGGGATGGTGCATCCGGCGACCTTGAAGGCCTTCGATGTCGACGGGCCGATTGCTGCGGTGGAGTTGTTCCTCGATGCGATCCCGGCCAAGAAGGGCGCAGCCTTTGCGCGTCCTGGCTTCACGCCGCCCGCATTGCAGGCCGTGACCCGCGACTTCGCCTTCCTCGTTCCGGCAACGCTGGCAGCGGGCGACCTCGTCCGCGCCGTGCAGGGGGCGGACAAGGCCTTCATCACCGGCGTGCGCGTGTTCGACGTTTTCGCAGGGCAGGGTGTGCCCGAGGGCCACAAGTCGATCGCCGTCGAAGTCACGCTCCAGCCGGGTGAGGCCAGTTTCAAGGACGCCGACCTGAAGGCCATCGCAGAGAAGGTCGTCGCGGCGGCCACCAAGCTGGGCGGGGAGCTGCGCGGATGA
- the rpmI gene encoding 50S ribosomal protein L35, whose translation MPKLKTKSGVKKRFKITATGKVKHGVAGKRHRLISHNAKYIRTNRGTSVLSANDTPTIKKWAPYGLD comes from the coding sequence ATGCCCAAGCTGAAGACCAAGAGCGGTGTGAAGAAACGCTTCAAGATCACCGCCACCGGCAAGGTCAAGCACGGCGTCGCTGGCAAGCGCCACCGGCTGATCAGCCACAACGCGAAGTATATCCGCACCAACCGTGGCACCTCGGTCCTGTCGGCCAATGATACGCCGACGATCAAGAAGTGGGCGCCCTACGGCCTCGATTGA
- the pheS gene encoding phenylalanine--tRNA ligase subunit alpha: protein MTDITSQTEAALAAIAAAKSLDALETERLETLGKKGWVSLALKTLGGMSPDERTVAAPAIQSARAAIAEALDAKKAALEAAALEEQLARETIDLTLPAPAAPKGSVHPVSQVMDELAEIFADLGFAVATGPEIEDDWHNFTALNMDETHPARAMHDTFYFPDKTAEGREILLRTHTSPVQIRSMLDQGAPIRIIAPGRVYRSDSDATHTPMFHQVEGLVIDRDIHLGHLKWTLETFFKAFFEREDIVLRLRPSYFPFTEPSVEVDVGYSTEGGRRVVGGHGDTPGHAWMEIGGSGMVNARVLAFAGVDPAEYQGFAFGLGIDRIAMLKYGMNDLRAFFDGDPRWLAHYGFSPFDQPTLSAGVGARA from the coding sequence ATGACCGATATCACATCCCAGACCGAGGCCGCGCTGGCCGCGATTGCCGCAGCGAAGAGCCTCGATGCGCTCGAGACCGAGCGGCTCGAAACGCTCGGCAAGAAGGGCTGGGTGAGCCTTGCCCTGAAGACGCTGGGCGGCATGAGCCCTGATGAGCGTACTGTCGCAGCCCCCGCAATCCAGTCGGCCCGCGCCGCGATTGCCGAGGCGCTCGACGCGAAGAAAGCCGCGCTGGAAGCCGCCGCGCTTGAAGAGCAGCTGGCGCGCGAGACGATCGACCTCACTTTGCCTGCGCCCGCTGCCCCGAAGGGTTCGGTGCACCCCGTCAGCCAGGTGATGGACGAACTGGCCGAAATCTTCGCCGACCTCGGCTTCGCAGTCGCCACCGGCCCGGAGATCGAGGACGACTGGCACAATTTCACCGCGCTCAACATGGATGAAACCCACCCGGCGCGGGCGATGCACGACACGTTCTACTTCCCGGACAAGACCGCTGAAGGCCGCGAGATCCTGCTGCGCACCCACACCTCGCCGGTGCAGATCCGCTCGATGCTGGATCAGGGCGCGCCGATCCGCATCATCGCCCCGGGCCGCGTCTACCGCAGCGATAGCGACGCCACCCACACGCCGATGTTCCATCAGGTCGAAGGGCTGGTGATCGACCGCGATATCCACCTCGGTCACCTCAAGTGGACGCTGGAGACTTTCTTCAAGGCCTTCTTCGAGCGTGAGGACATCGTGCTGCGCCTGCGCCCGAGTTACTTCCCCTTCACCGAACCCAGCGTCGAGGTCGATGTCGGCTACTCGACCGAAGGTGGCCGCCGCGTGGTTGGCGGGCACGGCGACACGCCCGGCCATGCGTGGATGGAAATCGGCGGCAGCGGGATGGTCAATGCGCGCGTGCTTGCGTTCGCAGGCGTTGATCCTGCCGAATATCAGGGCTTCGCCTTTGGCCTCGGGATCGACCGGATCGCCATGCTCAAATACGGGATGAACGACCTGCGCGCCTTCTTTGATGGCGACCCGCGCTGGCTGGCGCATTACGGCTTCTCGCCCTTCGACCAGCCGACCCTGTCTGCCGGCGTGGGAGCACGCGCATGA
- a CDS encoding P-II family nitrogen regulator: MKFIIAIIKPFKLDTVREALSGIGIAGLTVTEVKGFGRQKGQTEIYRGAEYSTNMLPKVKLEIAASDDIAAQVVETIQQTANTGAIGDGKIFVLDLASATRIRTGESGETAL; this comes from the coding sequence ATGAAGTTCATCATCGCCATCATCAAGCCGTTCAAGCTCGACACCGTTCGTGAGGCGTTGAGCGGTATCGGCATCGCCGGTCTGACCGTGACCGAGGTCAAGGGCTTTGGTCGCCAGAAGGGCCAGACCGAAATCTACCGCGGTGCGGAATACTCCACCAACATGCTTCCCAAGGTGAAGCTCGAGATCGCTGCCAGCGACGATATCGCCGCGCAGGTGGTCGAAACCATCCAGCAGACCGCCAACACCGGGGCGATCGGCGACGGCAAGATCTTCGTACTCGATCTCGCGTCTGCCACCCGCATCCGTACCGGCGAGTCCGGCGAAACCGCGCTGTAA